The sequence below is a genomic window from Pectinophora gossypiella chromosome 13, ilPecGoss1.1, whole genome shotgun sequence.
GATAAATAGTTCATGGTAGACTTGTTACAGGATACTAGCCAGTTGTACTGGTTTTGGCTTTTTAGTAAAGATTAGTGGAGTAGGATTagttctataaaaaataaataaaaaaaaacttcacaaTTGGAAGAAACTGATCTTCTGTTGACGTtgaaaagaagaataaaacaaaagaattagGGATGGATAAGACGTTAATATTATGTCGAATAAAATGACATGAAAATCTCTGCTTCGCATCCCTCGGTGAGAAGTGAAACATAGTATTTGTTTgtgattttttattaagttgtaCCCTATTTATCACGGCGTGCATTTGTGAAAGATTATCAAGTTGTGTTTAAGTGGTGATAGGTgattaaagattatttatttatttatttacttatttaatgttcggagaaacaacggctataattaatttagtagcaacttatggtaaaaacagaaagccaattatagttccTCGCAGATAGAAACGAAGAAGAATACTATCAAGAAGATTACTAACAGTTTGTTTAACGCACCTaggtgaattaagtttacgaagGGATATTTTCCGGTTCCTTTCGTCATCCCTGTCGCTATTTTTGTAAGTGTTTTTGCACTATTTTTGTGAATCTTAGTTTGAGACACTAATGACGTGTTGCTACGACCAACGCATCAAAATAatcgaaaaacaaaaataggaTCAAACTCCCATAATTCTTTTCCCCCTTCGCTTTCATAAGCTCAGCAAAAGATAAACTCTGGAGAATATTTCCACTACATACATCTTTATCGGCCTCAATAATCAGGTCAGGCGTTCAAGAGGCTGCGACGTAAGGTTCTGTTTACTGTTAATGCTGCCGATAGATTTCCGCCCGCGACGGAAACGCGCGAGCAGCACGCGTCCGGTGGCAAAAGTAGGAATGCTCATcagaattggatagtttcctagatcaaagataaattatgaaattctaattactacaTAAAGACAGCTCCAAAGGtgttaaaaacgttttatttttttctatttaacttatttatgaattttaataaagaaaaatgtaataatgagtacgatattttgtcacgttttctatgacgtcacaggttgcttttccatacaaattccatggtaatttcgtgttttgacgtttagtaaaaagtacttaactgatttgactagttgaaaactagcctattatgcaTTACATAACGCGTTCAGCTGTTAgctatcttcccgggcatgttgtaAACCCGACAGAGATAGTTGGTCTACTCTACTGCTTTATGTTCTCTTCTTCGTTGTGTCTTTGGATCTTTGACTTACCCTCGTGGTGAGGAGAGTAATCTTCTAGGGATGTATTTTTTAGGGTAATTTTAGGAGTAGTTTGCGCCCTTTTTTGTAATGATGTTACTCTGCTAATACTGCTTGAAGAAATTCAAGAATATGAATCGTTTAATTCTCTCtttttctttctctctctctctgtttaGTCACTACTCATTATCTACCTAACTATTGAATGTATGTACATCATCGTGTACGACAAACATGAAGTCTTTATTTCACAGTTCTTAGTCCAGTTCATTTATTTAATCCTAAAGTTTGTTCGCTGTACCAACATCGCTGCTACTATTAAGGCTTTGTCACTCAATCTCCATCAAACCCTACCAGAGTTCAGCCTATAGTGTTTGGCACAACGCCATCCGGCGCGTCAGCTTGTTTGCTCCTTATCTCTCTTCTCTCTTAGCTTCATGTGTTTATTTGCCTTTCTGATCATGCTTTGCTTGTGTCGTCCCAGCTGTCATATAGACTTGACTTCCCTCAAAAATACcaacaataatttataatttaaatgtaacTTGAAAGTCCAAAGATCATATTATCAGACTGATTTAGTCGAATAAATGAGAACAAACCACTTAGGCTTTTgttttgtcttttttatttgaGTACTTAGGTAAaacaaatcagttttttttaaattgtaataattatgtaagtaagttagtTTTTCACACcatattttgaaaatttatGACAAGAAGCTGGTGCCAAAAATGGGATGAATTTGTTCTAGTTCTTGAaattactttgttttatatttttgagtaGGTTTTGATTAACTTAGTACCTCTCCTATCAGGAAActcatattttttcttcttcttcttctaatcctttcgAATCACAGGTCTCGAATAACAGATATCCACTCCTCGCAATCTTTTGAGCTCTCTGTTGATTCAAATGTACAGAAAATCACCATGTTGATGGTATTTAGCCTACTTATGCAGGAAGGGTGGATTCGGTAGGCGTTGACACCATAAATTACAGGTATCCCTATGTAAACAACATCCTAAATAAAGATTCGGGGACGTAAATACGTGTGAAAATGAAGTAGACCACCAGTAAGTAGTTTCTGTAGATTAGGTAGTGTTATTTTTAAGGAATTTGGATCTTTTGTTCAATCAAGAAATTGTGGCCTTTATGTGCCGATAAAACCAACGTCACTTGCACATGcgtattgtatatttttgtatgttttttatgttCTTCAATTCCAGttctaatatattataatattttccaaAATCAAACCTACTCAGAGATCAACGTGGCGctaatatataaactcacgcctatttcccaccgggttaagcagagactaaagaaTTGAATCTACTTTGTCTCTTGAaattactttgttttatatttggaGTAGGTTTTGATAAACTTAGTACCTCTCTTATCAGGGAAAGcttgtaaattgttactggcaataaatttattatattcttatttttcttcttattcTAAGCCTCGACTGGTCCATATACTATAGCACATaccttaaaaatatacttagtctcttcatattttatctactaaatgatacatattattattaaaaaaaagtttgaaaaaTCAAAGTAGCGCTGTAGAGTATGAAATAGGGTAGTAATCCAGGTAACGGCAGGTAACCTACAAAGTATAACTTGGTATGGcgtgtaattgctttgatattaCACTCTATGTGCACTAACGAGTTTCCTCCTTGCCACACAGCCGGTGTAATATAATTCTAAGTACCTCAGTAAGTCGGTAACGTAGTCGATGTAAGTTAAATTGGCCCCAATCTGTTTATGCACCTGGTTTCCTTCGTATTGACCGCTTCGTGGTCGAGAATGGCTTTGTGAATGTATGAAATGGAGTCCAAAACCTTTTATCAATTAGAAGAGCGCATAATAATTGTCTTATAAAAGTAAATCAATTTTATGAAACTGAAGTAAGTACTAGTTATTTCAGTTTTAGTTTATGTTAATATCCCCTAACACAAATCTGAATCCAAGAATAACAGTGGACAGAAAGGATATAGAACGTGTTCGACAATACAAGTATCTTGGGGCTTGGGTAAATGAAGAATGGGGCTCTGAGCAGGAGATAAAAACTCGGATTGAAATTGCCCGTGCCTCCTTCACTAAAATGAAAAAGGTGCTATGCTGTCGTCAGCTGAACATAAAACTACGTGTCCGAATCTTATGTTGTTACATATGGCCCGTGGTGCTTTACGGTTGTGAAGCATGGACGATTAAGGAAGACACTAGACGGCGTCTCGATGCCTTCGAGATGTGGTGCTACCGTCGCATGCTGCGATTGAGCTGGACCCAGAAAGTCACCAATACGAAGGTTCTCCAACGCGTCGGTATGTCCCGGAAATTGAtgcaaactgtcaaaaaacggaAAGTAGCGTATTTGGGGCATATTCTTAGGAATGAAAGATACCAGCTACTGcaattaattatgatgggcaaaattgaagggagaagacgtcgagggaggaggaagaagtcgtggctgcggaacatccgcgaatggaccggcgttacaaccgtagaacagctgtttcgtcttgcttctgacagagaagagttctcaaagctgacggccaacgtccagtaatggacaggcactggaagaagaagaagaagaagactagttATTTCACTAAatcatcagtaatttaagagccacgctcttgtcggtgtagtattcatTAAATAGTGAACCTATTTTACTCATTTCTTTTTTCAGATCTCTCTTCTCTAGCAgaatatttcaaaataatatcgtcttatattgtaaatatattCTGTCTGTGTGAAGTACGTAGTATTTTATTAgcctatttacttactttaaattatgaaaattggGTATGTATTTCACTAAATATCCAACCCATTTTACCAAATGCATATTTCAGATCTGTCTTCTCTAACAAAATATTTCCACAGAAGCATCTGATAAGttaattcatcatctccctaccattatcctgtttttcacagggtccgcctacctaacctgaagattttgacaggtccggtttcttacagaagcgactgcctgtctgaccttccaactcgcgaagggaaaaccagcccaatacaggttaggttacatacctccgaaaattgcatttctcgggaatgtgggtttcctcacgatgttttccttcaccgctgagcacgtgataattatttctgatccaaacataattcgaaaacaacgtcgacattcattggtttaggcctgtgctggatggATCTGATAAGTTAATCATTAAATCAAATAAACTAATAGTTTTTCAAAACCTTTTTTCAATCGgttcacaaaaaataaaaggtttCTCAAAAGGTAATTTCAAAGTACCTTAACAGAAGCAGCAGAAATATTCTGTGTCGAGGTTCTTGTAGTTGTGAACATCACGTCGTTGCGATAAATTGATTTCGCAACAGATGCTCCTGAGTTGTACACGACCAGATATTTCGATGGAATTCCTCCCTCTAACATTATTATTTCCCTCACTGTTTGTACGGGCGAAATTGAAATCTGTGGTGTGTTACTAAATGAAGATATGATATTCGCGTCTGTCTCGGTATGACATTCGGCGACCTTTATTCTCGTAATAATGTAGTCTCATTTCAAATTGTGTTTAATTTACGTTCAGATGCCTTATGAAAAATCTTTCGTCtcgaataggctacttgacaacctagtcaaatgagatactatttgcgaaacatcaaaacgagggttctctttggagtttgtatggatttggtatggaaatgacatcaTCAGttaaagcggtcaaacgtcgtaaacaagtcgaaaagtaaaatgagattgatttttgatcattttagtCTGGCTTCCATTTCTacatagattagcattttataatttatctttgacccagtcaaatatcctATTGTTTTGGGGTAAAATGAAAAATCTGCATAGCTTTTCAAAACACGTTTAAATTACTTCGTTTAAAAAACATCGTCGGAATTTCATTCATTCGAAACATTTTTTTGaattgcattattttttatgcGTTTGGGAACATGTATGACTTCGGCAATGGATTTCTAGTGATATCACAATCcagagtaagtacttattacttaaTTGGACAGTCCTTACAGTAGGTCTACTACACTAGGCAAATACATTGAAGCcaattacataataatagttGCCCAAGTACAAGAACTCTTAAGCACAAGCGACATGAGAAAACGAAACCTTCCAAGAAATTTCTAGAAAGTTTAGCTTAGTACATGAATCTATTAGGTAAGGGTTGGGATAAAGAAAATAAGTTGAGAAGGATTCCtaaaagtttatatttaaaagatattttttcgTCCCTTTTTtaaggttccgaacctcaaaatgAAAAACAGAAAcctttgttgtccgtccgtctgtctgtccgtctatCTGTGAAGACTTTTTTTTCTCCTATGTCGATGTATGATGTCAGTAGTTTTTCTTCGGCAAAGTCAAAGCCTCACTTCTTCTTTCATCATCCCACCGTTATCATCCTTCATCATTTGACTCATTTCTTCATCTTTGTTGACTAAtgttaattgtaagtaaaataGCTGAAAAATAAACCTGCTGTTTGAAGTAGCTGATAATGCATCCAAATTTTTGTTTCCTTTCACTTTTTGTTTATcttttcactttattttatttttatttttaagtttaagtatttattatatattataacccTCGGAAGCAGCGTGGTCACTCCCGAAACGAGCATTATCAAATTGTTTTCTGGGAGGTCCACAATTTCGATACTGTAAAATATTggagaaaaatatgttttttatgttaatttgaGTTTGTACGCAACCTTCGGTGCGCGAgtcccccgataccgaccccgccggcgtggtcgacgatttccctcattcagcgcttatcgctatcgacccactagggtccattaattctttcaaatattttcctctcagacgacgccctgagccgaggttcgcgcccaactgggcaccctcaggcctgttgtcttaaacgttgtaccgggtgagagccttcagcgctcccc
It includes:
- the LOC126372256 gene encoding uncharacterized protein LOC126372256, translating into MLRLSWTQKVTNTKVLQRVGMSRKLMQTVKKRKVAYLGHILRNERYQLLQLIMMGKIEGRRRRGRRKKSWLRNIREWTGVTTVEQLFRLASDREEFSKLTANVQ